A stretch of Ranitomeya variabilis isolate aRanVar5 chromosome 3, aRanVar5.hap1, whole genome shotgun sequence DNA encodes these proteins:
- the LOC143818542 gene encoding putative tRNA methyltransferase 9B, whose protein sequence is MEKEASNLERQHVHNVYEKIAPYFNDKRYKAWPKVQEFLLTQETGSLIADIGCGNGKYLHINSPTYKVGCDYCLPLVEAARTRGYEVMVCDGLRLPYRDGCFDAVLSIAVIHHFSTKERRVLAIKEMSRILKVGGQMMIYVWAMEQKRRKFVKQDLLIPWNKDPSIPNLSDKLQKSRKANLNTSSLNQHFNTVHASTTLRTKSSSFLDDQSLPYQNKLQSSRFLARSLDSGLNKTSDSGVIEHNDGSIFRRLYNLCIDDKRPLSISSKHLHFFGNVGYHMQNLENNANTVAERWSSPITNVSFWKSPTVDLSKEAIDDFNMVPLPDLSSECGKSTDRRLNCTVNFANPGEKTRNRRDKSLIGCHYDCEIVSSDNQLLQGVNNACLRYYHIFKQGELSDLIGQCIPDLRVVQTFFDHSNWCVIAEKIQLPKI, encoded by the exons ATGGAAAAGGAGGCAAGCAATTTAGAAAGACAACATGTACACAATGTGTATGAGAAGATAGCTCCGTACTTTAATGACAAACGTTACAAAGCCTGGCCAAAAGTCCAAGAGTTCCTGCTAACTCAGGAGACAGGGAGTCTCATTGCTGATATAG GTTGTGGAAATGGAAAATATCTGCATATCAACAGTCCAACATATAAAGTGGGATGTGATTATTGCTTGCCCTTGGTGGAGGCTGCAAGAACTCGAGGCTATGAAGTAATGGTGTGTGATGGACTGCGTCTCCCGTATCGGGATGGCTGTTTTGATGCCGTCCTGTCCATAGCTG TTATCCACCATTTTTCAACCAAGGAACGTCGTGTTCTAGCTATTAAGGAGATGAGTCGGATACTGAAAGTTGGTGGACAGATGATGATATATGTATGGGCAATGGAACAAAAAAGAAGGAAATTTGTAAAACAAGATTTGCTCATACCTTGGAACAAAGATCCAAGTATACCAAACCTATCTGACAAGCTGCAAAAGTCTAGGAAAGCAAACCTCAATACCAGCTCTTTGAATCAGCACTTCAACACAGTCCATGCCTCCACAACCCTGAGGACTAAGAGTTCTTCTTTTCTAGATGATCAATCTTTACCATATCAGAATAAACTTCAATCATCCAGGTTCTTGGCACGCTCTTTAGATTCGGGATTGAATAAAACTTCTGATTCTGGGGTCATAGAGCACAACGATGGAAGCATATTCCGGAGATTGTATAATCTCTGTATTGATGATAAGAGACCTCTAAGCATTTCCTCTAAGCATTTGCATTTTTTTGGAAATGTTGGATATCATATGCAAAACCTTGAGAACAATGCCAACACAGTTGCAGAAAGGTGGAGCTCACCAATCACTAACGTATCCTTTTGGAAGTCTCCCACTGTAGACCTTAGCAAGGAAGCAATTGATGATTTTAACATGGTTCCTTTACCAGATCTGAGTTCAGAATGCGGGAAATCAACTGATCGGAGACTTAACTGTACTGTGAATTTTGCAAATCCTGGTGAAAAGACTAGAAACAGAAGAGACAAATCCTTAATTGGCTGTCACTATGATTGTGAAATTGTTTCATCAGACAATCAACTTCTGCAGGGTGTAAATAATGCCTGTCTACGATATTACCACATTTTTAAGCAGGGCGAGCTCAGTGACCTCATAGGACAATGCATTCCCGACCTTCGTGTTGTGCAGACGTTCTTTGATCATTCCAACTGGTGTGTTATTGCTGAAAAGATTCAACTTCCAAAGATATAA